A region of Haloplanus sp. XH21 DNA encodes the following proteins:
- the ggt gene encoding gamma-glutamyltransferase gives MDPNPDLDRFDSRRSTVHAGQGMVATSQPLATQAGVAALRAGGNAFDAAVTTAAALNVVEPMSTGIGGDVFALYRTADGDVGALRSCGGAPADATPAAVRRRVADRRGIDPDAATMPHAGPLSVTVPGTVRGWERLLADHGRRSLAEALDPAIAYATEGFPVSEVIADMWTAAETLYTERDAREEYLIDGRSPETGETMRLPDLGETLQTIATGGPAAFYEGPLADRIVNAVRERGGLLAATDLASFEPEYVDPVSTTYRGAEVYELPPNNQGLIALEALNIAEELDAGSYAYGSADRIHYFAEALKRAFHDGHHYITDPEYEDVPPLASKAYAAERAATVSGRAGSVSIGGPGTPPEDSDTVLLTVADEDGNIVSFINSIFDHFGSGVVVPGTGIMLQNRGGSFTLDPDHPNRLEPGKRPFHTLIPGLVRFDRDDWAAFGVMGGYMQPQGHLQVLANLLDYDMSLQAALDAPRWRYCEGGSLAVEDRFPEGVLPKLARRGHDVRVRPSSAFGGGQVTRLADGVISGATEPRKDGSAAGF, from the coding sequence CGCTCGCGACGCAGGCGGGCGTGGCGGCGTTGCGCGCGGGCGGGAACGCGTTCGACGCGGCGGTGACGACGGCGGCCGCGCTGAACGTCGTCGAACCGATGAGCACGGGCATCGGCGGCGACGTGTTCGCCCTGTATCGCACCGCCGACGGCGACGTGGGCGCGCTGCGGAGTTGTGGCGGCGCGCCCGCCGACGCGACGCCGGCGGCCGTCCGGCGACGGGTCGCCGACCGCCGGGGGATCGATCCCGACGCGGCGACGATGCCCCACGCCGGACCGCTCTCGGTGACCGTGCCGGGGACCGTCCGTGGCTGGGAGCGACTGCTCGCGGACCACGGCCGCCGGTCGCTGGCCGAGGCGCTCGATCCCGCCATCGCGTACGCCACGGAGGGGTTCCCGGTCAGCGAGGTGATCGCCGACATGTGGACGGCCGCGGAGACGCTGTACACCGAACGCGACGCCCGCGAGGAGTACCTGATCGACGGTCGTTCACCCGAGACGGGCGAGACGATGCGACTCCCGGACCTCGGCGAGACGTTGCAGACGATCGCGACCGGCGGCCCCGCCGCCTTCTACGAGGGCCCCCTCGCTGACCGCATCGTCAACGCGGTGCGCGAGCGAGGCGGCCTGCTCGCCGCCACCGACCTCGCGTCGTTCGAACCGGAGTACGTCGACCCGGTGTCGACGACGTACCGCGGCGCCGAGGTGTACGAACTCCCGCCGAACAACCAGGGGTTGATCGCGCTCGAAGCGCTCAACATCGCGGAGGAACTCGACGCCGGGTCGTACGCCTACGGCTCCGCGGATCGGATCCATTACTTCGCCGAGGCGCTCAAGCGCGCGTTCCACGACGGCCACCACTACATCACCGACCCCGAATACGAGGACGTTCCGCCGCTGGCGTCGAAGGCGTACGCGGCCGAGCGCGCCGCGACGGTGAGCGGTCGGGCGGGATCGGTCTCCATCGGCGGGCCGGGGACTCCGCCCGAAGACAGCGATACGGTGCTTCTGACCGTCGCCGACGAGGACGGCAACATCGTGTCGTTCATCAACTCCATTTTCGACCACTTCGGAAGCGGCGTCGTCGTGCCGGGAACGGGGATCATGCTCCAGAACCGGGGTGGCTCGTTCACGCTCGACCCGGACCACCCCAACCGACTCGAACCCGGCAAGCGGCCGTTCCACACGCTCATCCCGGGACTGGTCCGATTCGACCGGGACGACTGGGCCGCGTTCGGCGTGATGGGCGGCTACATGCAGCCCCAGGGTCACCTGCAGGTGCTCGCGAACCTCCTCGATTACGACATGTCGCTGCAGGCGGCGCTCGACGCGCCGCGGTGGCGCTACTGCGAGGGCGGATCGCTCGCCGTCGAGGACCGATTCCCGGAGGGCGTCCTCCCGAAACTCGCCCGGCGAGGGCACGACGTGCGCGTTCGGCCCTCGTCGGCGTTCGGTGGCGGCCAAGTCACCCGGCTGGCCGACGGCGTCATCTCGGGGGCGACCGAACCGCGTAAAGACGGCAGCGCCGCGGGCTTTTAA
- a CDS encoding putative sulfate/molybdate transporter, with the protein MRASLGRWTDTRFDVAWGEVTGAVGDTVTVLPIVVAVAALTDLALGSILLGFAVFQVVWGLYYGHPMSVEPMKALAALVIAGDLSGGEYLAAGLLAGGVLLLIGQTQALGRLASYVGDPVIRGIQVGVALILLRTGVTTGLASPALAALAVLVALGTVAVGYRNAAALAVLGLGAVLAVNGAGTLTPRVPSIALLDPASLTLSRDAVGATIGQLAMTVGNAAVATSLLVSEYFDAEASPDDLSASMGVMNLLAVPLGALPMCHGSGGVAGKYAFGARTAMSNLVLGGLYLLLAVVAVDIVAAFPMAVLGVVLVLVALELGRAGIATADPLLTGVVGVVALLANVGVAFGVGIVGSHALARLRGGD; encoded by the coding sequence ATGCGCGCATCTCTCGGGCGGTGGACGGACACGCGGTTCGACGTCGCGTGGGGCGAGGTGACGGGCGCCGTCGGCGACACGGTGACCGTGCTCCCCATCGTGGTGGCCGTCGCCGCTCTCACGGACCTCGCGCTCGGGAGCATCCTCCTCGGCTTCGCCGTCTTTCAGGTCGTCTGGGGACTCTACTACGGGCATCCGATGTCCGTCGAACCGATGAAAGCCCTCGCGGCGCTGGTCATCGCTGGCGACCTCTCGGGCGGTGAGTATCTCGCTGCGGGCCTGCTCGCGGGGGGCGTCCTGCTGCTCATCGGACAGACCCAGGCGCTCGGGCGGCTGGCGTCGTACGTCGGCGACCCCGTCATCCGCGGCATCCAGGTCGGCGTCGCGCTCATCCTCTTGCGGACGGGCGTGACGACGGGGCTGGCGAGTCCCGCGCTCGCGGCGCTGGCGGTCCTCGTCGCCCTCGGTACCGTCGCGGTGGGGTACCGGAACGCCGCGGCGCTCGCCGTGCTCGGTCTCGGTGCAGTCCTCGCCGTCAACGGCGCGGGGACGCTCACCCCGCGGGTCCCCTCAATAGCGCTTCTCGATCCGGCGTCGCTCACGCTGTCGCGGGACGCCGTCGGCGCGACCATCGGTCAGTTGGCGATGACCGTCGGCAACGCGGCCGTCGCCACCTCCCTGCTCGTCTCGGAGTATTTCGACGCCGAGGCGTCTCCCGACGACCTCTCGGCGAGTATGGGCGTGATGAACCTGCTCGCCGTCCCGCTGGGCGCCCTCCCGATGTGTCACGGGAGCGGCGGCGTCGCCGGTAAGTACGCCTTCGGCGCGCGGACCGCGATGTCGAACCTCGTCCTCGGCGGCCTCTATCTCCTGTTGGCCGTCGTCGCCGTCGACATCGTCGCCGCGTTCCCGATGGCCGTCCTCGGCGTCGTCCTCGTCCTCGTCGCGCTGGAACTCGGGCGGGCCGGCATCGCCACCGCTGATCCCCTCCTCACCGGCGTCGTCGGCGTCGTCGCCCTCCTCGCGAACGTCGGCGTCGCCTTCGGTGTCGGCATCGTCGGCTCCCACGCGCTGGCCCGACTGCGCGGTGGCGATTAA
- the hisD gene encoding histidinol dehydrogenase yields the protein MDVREIQDLGPAERTALFERDAGIEEVREDVRDIVARVRDEGDVAVREFCRDFDGVEVGNLDVTDAAERAHEEVDDDLLAAIKTAADNVREFHERQVPDDWRDDFDGRELGRRFRPLSRVGVYVPGGAAAYPSSALMGVIPAKVAGVDHVVVATPPAEEMNPATLAAIHEAGADAVYSVGGAQAVGAMAYGTETVDTVQKIVGPGNRWVTAAKAEVRGDVDIDFLAGPSEVLVLADETADPAFVAADLLAQAEHDAHTSVVAVTDDPALADAVADEVAAQLPDCERQETVEAALDNDESGVFLARSMPEAVLFAEEYAAEHLSIQADDDEALLDRIDSAGSVFLGPYTPVAAGDYASGTNHVLPTGGGAKRVGGLSVETFLRSTTVQRLDRAALDDLSETITTLAEAEGLTGHAESVRRRFE from the coding sequence ATGGACGTACGCGAGATTCAGGACCTCGGCCCCGCGGAGCGGACGGCGCTGTTCGAGCGCGACGCGGGCATCGAGGAGGTACGGGAGGACGTACGCGACATCGTCGCGCGCGTCCGTGACGAAGGCGACGTCGCCGTGCGGGAGTTCTGCCGCGACTTCGACGGCGTCGAAGTCGGTAATCTGGACGTGACGGACGCGGCCGAACGCGCCCACGAGGAGGTCGACGACGACCTGCTGGCGGCGATCAAGACCGCCGCCGACAACGTGCGCGAGTTCCACGAGCGACAGGTGCCTGACGACTGGCGCGACGACTTCGACGGCCGGGAACTGGGGCGGCGCTTCCGCCCGCTCTCCCGGGTCGGCGTCTACGTCCCCGGCGGCGCGGCGGCGTACCCCTCCAGCGCGCTGATGGGCGTCATTCCGGCGAAGGTGGCCGGCGTCGACCACGTCGTCGTGGCGACGCCGCCCGCCGAGGAGATGAACCCCGCGACGCTCGCGGCCATCCACGAGGCGGGCGCCGACGCCGTCTACAGCGTCGGCGGCGCGCAGGCCGTCGGCGCGATGGCCTACGGGACGGAGACGGTCGACACCGTCCAGAAAATCGTCGGCCCGGGGAACCGCTGGGTGACGGCCGCCAAAGCCGAGGTCCGGGGCGATGTCGACATCGACTTCCTCGCCGGGCCGAGCGAGGTGCTCGTCCTCGCCGACGAGACGGCCGATCCGGCCTTCGTCGCGGCCGACCTGCTCGCCCAGGCCGAACACGACGCCCACACCTCGGTCGTCGCGGTGACGGACGACCCCGCGCTCGCCGACGCGGTGGCCGACGAGGTTGCGGCCCAGCTCCCCGACTGCGAGCGACAGGAGACGGTGGAGGCCGCCCTCGACAACGACGAGAGCGGCGTGTTCCTCGCGCGGTCGATGCCCGAAGCGGTGCTGTTCGCCGAGGAGTACGCGGCCGAACACCTCTCGATCCAGGCCGACGACGACGAGGCGTTGCTTGACCGCATCGACAGCGCGGGGAGCGTCTTTCTCGGCCCGTACACGCCCGTCGCGGCCGGCGACTACGCCTCGGGGACCAACCACGTCCTACCGACGGGCGGCGGGGCGAAACGCGTCGGCGGCCTCTCGGTCGAAACCTTCCTCCGGTCGACCACCGTCCAGCGCCTCGACCGAGCGGCGCTCGACGACCTCTCGGAGACCATCACGACGCTCGCCGAGGCGGAGGGGCTAACCGGGCACGCCGAGAGCGTCCGCCGGCGATTCGAGTGA
- a CDS encoding HesB/IscA family protein produces the protein MSTESADGTSDRGVDVTTEAAEEALALMDREGMDADIGGLRLFVQQGGCAGLSYGMRFDDEPEDDDMIVEHHGLRVFVDPASADYIGGSVLDYESGLQAEGFHVENPNVVSECGCGESFRT, from the coding sequence ATGAGCACCGAGAGCGCCGACGGGACGAGCGACCGAGGCGTGGACGTGACCACCGAGGCGGCCGAGGAGGCCCTCGCACTGATGGACCGCGAGGGGATGGACGCGGACATCGGCGGCCTGCGGCTGTTCGTCCAGCAGGGCGGCTGTGCCGGTCTCTCCTACGGCATGCGGTTCGACGACGAACCGGAGGACGACGACATGATCGTCGAACACCACGGCCTTCGGGTGTTCGTCGACCCAGCCAGCGCCGACTACATCGGCGGGTCCGTCCTCGACTACGAATCCGGCCTCCAGGCGGAGGGCTTCCACGTCGAGAACCCGAACGTCGTCTCCGAGTGCGGCTGTGGCGAGTCGTTCCGCACCTGA
- a CDS encoding DUF7116 family protein — protein sequence MAPVTMPPVEEARTVFRRLGYAVDGDGADLRAERKWRTVHVTALDADEASSPRQLRADGGTTDYRLRCFVTWMEAAGGLRDRLTGIDPDYEWAVIGVDGEEYEVVDRAVA from the coding sequence ATGGCCCCTGTTACCATGCCACCGGTCGAAGAGGCACGGACCGTGTTCCGCCGCCTCGGATACGCCGTCGACGGCGACGGTGCCGACCTCCGTGCCGAGCGGAAGTGGCGAACCGTCCACGTGACCGCACTCGACGCCGACGAGGCGTCGTCGCCCCGACAACTGCGCGCCGACGGCGGGACGACCGACTATCGCCTCCGATGTTTCGTGACGTGGATGGAAGCCGCAGGGGGCCTCCGTGACCGCCTCACCGGGATCGATCCGGACTACGAGTGGGCCGTGATCGGCGTCGACGGCGAAGAGTACGAAGTCGTCGACCGCGCCGTGGCGTAG
- a CDS encoding mechanosensitive ion channel domain-containing protein, which yields MLGVALQSSLVRRAFLDFVDQLLDAIPTLISGIVFLVLAAILVKGILFGLKTALSRTMPGESPVYRQFVTTIVAVFLWFGVGLATLSIVGLDGIAASLGTSAGFLALGISYATGDMIADAVAGVYLLRDPDFEAGDTVRVGDMEGVVKSIELRKTRFDIGDDTVVRGNADIESRWTKVGSGEA from the coding sequence ATGCTCGGCGTCGCACTCCAGTCGTCGCTCGTTCGGCGCGCGTTTCTCGACTTCGTCGATCAGTTACTGGACGCCATCCCGACGCTCATCAGCGGCATCGTCTTTCTCGTGCTGGCGGCCATCCTGGTCAAAGGTATCCTCTTCGGCCTGAAAACCGCACTCTCTCGGACGATGCCGGGGGAATCCCCCGTCTACCGGCAGTTCGTGACGACCATCGTCGCCGTCTTCCTCTGGTTCGGCGTCGGCCTCGCGACGCTCTCCATCGTCGGCCTCGACGGCATCGCGGCGTCGCTCGGCACCTCCGCCGGGTTTCTCGCCCTCGGCATCTCCTACGCCACGGGCGACATGATCGCCGACGCCGTGGCCGGGGTGTACCTCCTCCGCGATCCGGATTTCGAGGCCGGCGACACCGTCCGCGTCGGCGACATGGAAGGCGTCGTGAAATCCATCGAACTCCGGAAGACCCGTTTCGACATCGGCGACGACACCGTGGTCCGTGGCAACGCCGACATCGAATCCCGGTGGACGAAAGTCGGCAGCGGAGAGGCGTAA
- a CDS encoding metal-dependent hydrolase, with the protein MFVGHAAVAFALVGAVALRRGWPAERALTIGLVAGGFAALPDIDIAYALVGVASAAGGDALALASAFWATGNVVHRAVTHSLVFAPAVAVVAALRTAGPTARWLSWPLGLSLVAIAGLVSGALGAAVTLPFVVGSVALGHLVASRTGFTTRQVFAAALIGLASHPFGDLFTGEPPAMLYPVDAALVGDRIALAADPTLHLLATFGLELATVWAALAVVCVATGLRPTTAVGPHATLGAGYAASVVLIPAPTLELSYPFVFSVLGVGLVGALPRVRFVGRVDGPTVEPPDWLTALVTGLAAITVAWLAYTVAYVVIG; encoded by the coding sequence GTGTTCGTGGGTCACGCTGCGGTCGCGTTCGCCCTCGTGGGAGCCGTTGCGCTCCGTCGCGGGTGGCCCGCCGAGCGGGCCCTCACCATCGGCCTCGTCGCCGGCGGATTCGCCGCCCTCCCCGACATCGACATCGCGTACGCGCTCGTCGGCGTCGCGAGCGCCGCCGGCGGCGACGCGCTGGCGCTCGCGAGCGCGTTCTGGGCGACGGGGAACGTCGTCCACCGCGCGGTGACTCACTCGCTCGTGTTCGCGCCGGCGGTAGCGGTCGTGGCCGCGCTCCGCACCGCCGGTCCGACCGCCCGGTGGTTGTCGTGGCCGCTCGGCCTCTCGCTCGTCGCTATCGCCGGCCTCGTGAGCGGGGCGCTCGGCGCGGCCGTCACGCTCCCGTTTGTCGTCGGGAGCGTGGCTCTCGGCCACCTCGTCGCCAGCCGAACCGGGTTCACGACGCGGCAGGTGTTCGCCGCTGCGCTGATCGGCCTGGCGTCGCACCCCTTCGGCGACCTCTTCACCGGCGAACCGCCGGCGATGCTCTACCCCGTCGACGCGGCGCTGGTCGGCGACCGGATCGCACTCGCGGCCGACCCCACGCTCCACCTGCTCGCCACGTTCGGCCTCGAACTCGCCACCGTCTGGGCGGCGCTGGCCGTCGTCTGCGTGGCAACTGGACTCCGGCCGACGACGGCCGTCGGCCCGCACGCCACCCTCGGCGCCGGCTACGCCGCGAGCGTCGTCCTCATCCCAGCGCCGACGCTCGAACTGTCCTACCCCTTCGTCTTCTCGGTCCTCGGCGTCGGTCTCGTCGGGGCACTCCCCCGCGTTCGGTTCGTCGGCCGGGTCGACGGGCCGACCGTCGAACCGCCGGACTGGCTGACTGCCCTCGTGACCGGCCTCGCGGCGATCACCGTCGCGTGGCTCGCGTACACCGTCGCCTACGTCGTCATCGGCTGA
- the idsA3 gene encoding geranylfarnesyl diphosphate synthase codes for MTTDATEERVLAAIRERREQVNDAIEEELPLAEPERLYEASRYLLKAGGKRLRPTVSLLAAEAIADVPPLSVDYRQFPALDGDAVDVMAGAVSIEVIQSFTLIHDDIMDDDALRRGVPSVHEAYDVDTAILAGDTLYSTAFEIMAGTGAAPENGLEAMRMLANTCTRICEGQALDVEFERRRDVLPEEYIDMVESKTAVLYGDAAATPAVLLDAADEVVDSLYRYGIHSGTAFQIQDDVLDLTVPSAKLGKQRGSDLVENKETLITLHARQQGVDVDDLVDADDAESLTDEAVSEAVETLHEAGSIDYARGKARELVDESKADLDILPDNEARSLLEDTAEYLISRGY; via the coding sequence ATGACGACTGACGCGACGGAAGAGCGGGTGCTCGCTGCGATTCGCGAGCGACGCGAACAGGTCAACGACGCCATTGAGGAGGAACTCCCGCTGGCCGAACCCGAACGGCTGTACGAAGCCTCCCGATACTTGCTGAAAGCCGGCGGCAAGCGCCTCCGGCCGACGGTGTCGTTGCTGGCCGCCGAGGCCATCGCCGACGTGCCGCCGCTCTCCGTCGACTACCGCCAGTTCCCCGCGCTCGACGGCGACGCGGTGGACGTCATGGCCGGCGCCGTGAGCATCGAGGTCATCCAGTCGTTCACCCTCATTCACGACGACATCATGGACGACGACGCGCTCCGCCGTGGGGTGCCGTCGGTCCACGAGGCCTACGATGTCGACACCGCCATCCTGGCGGGGGACACGCTCTACTCCACCGCCTTCGAGATCATGGCGGGAACGGGGGCTGCCCCCGAAAACGGGCTGGAAGCGATGCGGATGCTGGCCAACACCTGTACGCGTATCTGCGAGGGACAGGCCCTCGACGTGGAGTTCGAGCGTCGGCGGGACGTGCTCCCCGAGGAGTACATCGACATGGTCGAGTCGAAGACGGCAGTGTTGTACGGCGACGCTGCCGCGACGCCGGCCGTCCTGCTCGACGCCGCCGACGAGGTTGTCGACTCCCTCTACCGGTACGGCATCCACTCCGGGACGGCGTTCCAGATTCAGGACGACGTGCTCGACCTGACGGTTCCCTCGGCGAAGCTCGGCAAGCAGCGCGGCTCCGACCTCGTCGAGAACAAGGAGACGCTCATCACGCTGCACGCCCGCCAGCAGGGCGTCGACGTGGACGACCTGGTCGACGCCGACGACGCCGAGTCGCTCACCGACGAGGCCGTCTCGGAGGCCGTCGAGACGCTCCACGAGGCGGGCAGCATCGACTACGCCCGGGGGAAGGCCCGCGAGCTCGTCGACGAGAGCAAGGCCGACCTCGACATCCTCCCCGACAACGAGGCGCGGTCGCTGCTCGAGGACACCGCGGAGTATCTCATCTCTCGCGGATACTGA